The Neorhodopirellula lusitana genome contains a region encoding:
- the flgC gene encoding flagellar basal body rod protein FlgC gives MMSSLDISTSALVAQRTRLNAISGNIANISSLVDENGMPNPYQARQVIFQTDETQGNGDAAGVKVSEVTLDDSEPLYRYQPEHPLAIKEGEWEGYVAYPNIDLTTQMVDALETTRAYEANIGVIEISKDMSRQRLAILA, from the coding sequence ATGATGAGTTCGCTCGATATCAGCACCTCGGCGCTGGTCGCCCAACGAACGCGATTGAACGCGATCTCGGGTAACATCGCCAACATCTCATCACTCGTTGACGAGAACGGCATGCCCAATCCCTACCAAGCACGCCAAGTCATCTTTCAAACGGACGAAACCCAAGGCAACGGCGACGCCGCTGGCGTGAAGGTTTCCGAAGTCACCCTGGATGATTCCGAACCCCTTTATCGCTACCAACCCGAACACCCCTTGGCGATCAAAGAAGGCGAGTGGGAAGGCTACGTCGCGTACCCCAATATTGATCTGACCACACAAATGGTCGACGCACTCGAAACCACCCGCGCCTACGAGGCCAACATTGGTGTGATCGAAATCAGCAAAGACATGAGCCGGCAACGCCTCGCCATCTTGGCTTAA
- a CDS encoding ATPase yields the protein MSNLLIGDEANQSLAIVVESVASSLLREQPAAICLEVDIDHDIRLPVDSASFCQLIDSLLRQAIGEMSEGGELTITACESHTGVELEIADTGCDVEQRACKFPMIAAALAAELSWQNCPQGGAAVTAILPIYHQQARRRAA from the coding sequence ATGTCAAATCTTTTGATCGGCGATGAAGCTAACCAATCTTTAGCCATAGTTGTCGAATCTGTCGCTTCATCGTTGTTGCGAGAACAACCCGCCGCCATTTGCCTCGAAGTCGACATTGATCACGACATTCGATTGCCCGTGGACTCAGCGTCGTTTTGTCAGTTGATAGACAGCCTTTTACGTCAAGCCATTGGTGAGATGTCTGAAGGCGGCGAACTGACAATCACTGCTTGCGAATCCCATACAGGGGTCGAACTCGAAATCGCCGACACCGGATGCGATGTCGAACAGCGTGCCTGCAAGTTTCCCATGATCGCCGCTGCATTAGCCGCGGAACTGTCGTGGCAAAACTGCCCGCAAGGTGGCGCCGCGGTGACCGCAATCCTACCTATCTACCATCAACAAGCTCGCCGCCGGGCGGCTTAG
- a CDS encoding peptidase C39, with protein sequence MTAGFAHTDIELALAALVMTVLTLLAYRAGCRYRLKSPQLENAVLVGAIGLAFLLGWSFFGRLVWAEAIQASSVLYWSNLTPIALGFVGGLAGHTRSLRRGLRPVVVTLFWVLAIGFVATPIARPVFFPLSLETPAQWKNGVCMQSHEASCAPAAAVTLLKLNGITTSESELSSACLSSTLGTAPLGLYRGLKSFAGEHGLEAKVANTQPEDWVANGQLPNVALVKFDDLVGMPISNRFLGNRVSGHVITVLGRTDGGRWLIGDPAVGKISWSDEQLKARFTGEAIYLQANHSVE encoded by the coding sequence ATGACTGCAGGATTTGCTCACACCGATATTGAGCTGGCTCTGGCCGCTTTGGTGATGACCGTCTTGACCCTCTTGGCCTACCGAGCGGGCTGTCGCTATCGATTGAAGTCGCCCCAGCTAGAGAACGCAGTGCTGGTAGGAGCGATTGGTCTGGCGTTCCTGCTGGGATGGAGTTTCTTTGGTCGACTGGTGTGGGCCGAAGCGATCCAGGCCAGTTCCGTGTTGTACTGGTCAAATCTGACACCCATTGCTTTGGGCTTTGTCGGTGGGTTGGCCGGGCACACACGGAGTTTGCGTCGAGGCCTACGTCCGGTGGTGGTCACCTTATTTTGGGTGTTGGCGATTGGATTTGTGGCCACGCCGATTGCTCGCCCTGTCTTCTTTCCGTTGTCATTGGAAACGCCAGCACAGTGGAAGAATGGCGTTTGCATGCAGTCTCATGAAGCGAGTTGTGCGCCCGCTGCGGCAGTGACTTTGTTGAAGCTCAACGGCATCACGACGAGTGAAAGTGAGCTTTCCAGTGCTTGTTTAAGTAGCACACTGGGAACCGCGCCATTGGGGCTGTACCGAGGCTTGAAATCGTTTGCCGGTGAGCACGGCTTGGAAGCCAAGGTGGCCAACACACAGCCTGAAGACTGGGTTGCCAATGGACAATTGCCAAACGTGGCTTTGGTGAAGTTTGACGACTTGGTCGGAATGCCAATCAGCAATCGCTTTCTTGGGAACCGAGTTTCCGGTCACGTGATCACGGTGTTGGGACGAACGGACGGTGGCCGTTGGTTAATCGGTGATCCCGCCGTCGGCAAAATTTCGTGGTCCGACGAACAGTTAAAGGCTCGTTTCACCGGCGAGGCAATCTATTTACAAGCCAATCATTCGGTGGAGTGA
- a CDS encoding flagellar hook-basal body complex protein FliE — translation MSSPIRLSPIAPPPIPAFARTGSVSSGAQSPGTSPGASPGFSLNLEAAGAPTQTNETSGGLTGLLADQVRGVQSMQSGADAMVHTMLTGGDVNEAEVLTAVQKADLAFRMLLQIRNKLMDAYREVQQIQI, via the coding sequence ATGTCATCGCCCATCCGACTCTCACCGATCGCGCCGCCGCCCATCCCGGCGTTTGCGCGAACCGGCAGTGTCAGTTCGGGTGCACAAAGCCCAGGCACCTCACCAGGTGCCTCACCAGGGTTTTCACTGAATTTGGAAGCGGCCGGCGCGCCCACCCAAACCAACGAAACCAGCGGCGGCTTGACCGGCTTGCTGGCCGACCAAGTTCGCGGCGTTCAGTCGATGCAGTCCGGTGCCGATGCCATGGTTCACACCATGTTAACGGGCGGCGATGTCAACGAAGCGGAAGTCTTGACGGCAGTTCAAAAAGCGGACCTGGCCTTCCGCATGCTTCTGCAAATTCGAAATAAGTTGATGGACGCTTACCGCGAAGTTCAACAGATCCAAATCTAG
- a CDS encoding lipoate--protein ligase family protein gives MKPGRLLTFAPGGAAANMSTDEAISLAVASGDSLPTLRFYGWQRPTLSLGYFQHIADAERYLSGIDGGNGVEVVRRSTGGGAILHHCELTYSLSLPLADAGPGPREVVYQSVHRSVQEVLADVGVPSRPYREWAGSSSVMVSPAVVTQSAVASAGLKSHSKPDEPFLCFRRRTDEDLICSGYKVLGSAQRRVRGGVLQHGSLLLGVSPYAAVLPGINELSAGSLVAESLAGQIAGHVGQSLGYDWRGGELTAAELASSNQIAVERYAAAEWTRRR, from the coding sequence ATGAAGCCGGGTCGATTGCTAACATTTGCACCAGGGGGTGCGGCGGCAAATATGTCGACCGACGAAGCGATTTCGTTGGCAGTGGCTTCTGGGGATTCTTTACCGACGTTGCGGTTTTATGGCTGGCAGCGTCCCACGCTTTCGTTGGGGTATTTCCAGCATATCGCTGACGCGGAGCGGTATCTCTCGGGGATCGATGGCGGCAATGGTGTCGAGGTTGTTCGTCGCAGTACGGGCGGCGGAGCGATCCTGCATCATTGCGAGCTGACCTATTCGCTGTCGTTGCCGTTAGCGGATGCGGGGCCTGGACCACGTGAGGTGGTTTACCAGTCCGTGCACCGGAGTGTCCAGGAGGTGTTGGCGGATGTCGGTGTGCCGTCGCGTCCGTATCGCGAGTGGGCGGGCAGTTCGTCTGTCATGGTGTCACCGGCAGTTGTCACGCAGTCGGCAGTTGCATCGGCAGGGCTTAAGAGTCACTCGAAGCCTGATGAGCCGTTTCTCTGTTTTCGTCGGCGTACAGACGAGGATTTGATTTGCAGCGGCTACAAGGTTCTGGGCAGTGCTCAGCGCCGGGTGCGTGGCGGTGTATTGCAGCACGGCAGCTTGTTGCTGGGCGTTTCACCTTATGCGGCGGTCTTGCCGGGCATCAATGAGTTGAGTGCCGGTTCGCTGGTTGCGGAATCGCTCGCTGGTCAAATCGCGGGCCACGTTGGTCAGTCGTTGGGGTACGACTGGCGGGGTGGTGAGTTGACTGCGGCGGAACTAGCTTCGAGTAATCAGATTGCGGTCGAGCGTTATGCCGCGGCGGAATGGACGCGTCGTCGCTGA
- a CDS encoding esterase/lipase family protein, giving the protein MVQCVKLTESRSSNAVTPHSSDVVITVHGFLAGNRSMRLLGDSALDLGHQVIHWSYPSLRGSIISHGAQLSRLLSDLAPRPQVRKIHLITHSMGGIIARTAILQSRLESRWADKCGQIVMLAPPNSGSRLTRLPLGPLTARFPQIQELSESPDSYVRGLPSLRRMKAGIIAAARDLVVSPESTHLEGQHDHAVVATTHQRLTRHPEALRMTANFLHSMQLRTEPSTPGLHAHGLNGNQRRRVHSAAA; this is encoded by the coding sequence ATGGTCCAGTGCGTCAAACTTACCGAATCCCGTTCGAGCAACGCGGTCACCCCGCACTCGAGCGACGTGGTCATCACCGTCCACGGATTTCTCGCCGGCAACCGCAGCATGCGACTGCTCGGCGACTCAGCACTGGACCTAGGACACCAAGTGATTCACTGGTCCTACCCCAGTCTCCGTGGGTCAATCATTTCACACGGCGCCCAACTCAGCAGACTACTGAGCGACTTGGCCCCCCGACCACAGGTCCGCAAGATCCACCTGATCACCCACTCCATGGGCGGCATCATTGCCAGAACCGCGATCCTGCAGTCCCGACTGGAATCTCGCTGGGCCGACAAGTGCGGGCAAATCGTCATGCTCGCCCCGCCCAATTCGGGATCACGCCTGACCCGCCTCCCGCTGGGCCCACTCACGGCCCGCTTCCCGCAAATCCAAGAACTCTCCGAGTCGCCCGATAGCTACGTTCGCGGCCTACCAAGCCTTCGCCGAATGAAAGCCGGAATCATCGCCGCTGCTCGCGACCTGGTCGTCAGCCCCGAATCCACTCACCTGGAAGGCCAACACGACCACGCGGTCGTTGCCACGACGCACCAAAGACTGACTCGGCACCCCGAGGCACTCCGAATGACAGCCAACTTCTTGCATTCGATGCAACTGCGAACTGAACCATCAACGCCCGGTCTGCATGCCCACGGTCTGAACGGCAATCAGCGACGACGCGTCCATTCCGCCGCGGCATAA
- the gcvT gene encoding glycine cleavage system aminomethyltransferase GcvT: MTNPSADHQTDPPSVGSDSSNPDPGGSGSGALAQTPLDSWHREHGGKMVPFAGYEMPIQYGSQRDQPGGIVAEHQACRTKAALFDVSHMGRLRFDGDQAAEFLDHVLTRRVSDLPIGGVRYSMVCNAEGGVLDDVLISNVETPSQRQYYLLVVNASNRAKILEWFTPLLADFPSVTMSDRTELTAMIAVQGPMAMDVCKRLFHFDPSRLKNYQARITDQFKKPVIVSRTGYTGEDGLELIVRAEEANRVWENLMLVGREAGFIAAGLGARDTLRMEAGMPLYGHELDEKTDPLSVGLSFAVNLKGRSFIGSESLQRIRDAGPSRVRIGLLPEGKRPAREGSDVLDATGRKIGVVTSGGPSPTLGVPIAMAMVEAGSAKDTEFQIDIRGRSTPARLTPLPFYKRS, translated from the coding sequence ATGACGAATCCATCAGCCGATCACCAGACCGATCCGCCATCCGTTGGCTCCGATTCCAGCAATCCGGACCCCGGTGGTTCTGGCTCGGGAGCTCTAGCCCAGACGCCTTTGGATAGCTGGCACCGTGAACATGGCGGGAAAATGGTGCCTTTCGCGGGCTATGAGATGCCGATTCAATATGGCAGTCAGCGAGATCAGCCAGGCGGGATCGTTGCCGAACACCAAGCGTGTCGCACCAAGGCTGCGTTGTTCGATGTGTCGCATATGGGACGTCTGCGGTTTGATGGCGACCAAGCTGCTGAGTTTCTCGATCACGTTTTGACTCGCCGGGTATCGGACTTGCCCATCGGCGGCGTCCGCTATTCGATGGTTTGCAATGCCGAAGGCGGTGTGCTGGACGACGTGTTGATTTCCAATGTGGAGACACCGTCGCAGCGTCAGTACTACCTGTTGGTGGTGAATGCATCCAACCGGGCAAAAATCTTGGAGTGGTTCACTCCGTTGTTAGCTGATTTCCCGTCGGTGACGATGTCCGATCGTACTGAGTTGACGGCCATGATTGCGGTCCAGGGGCCGATGGCCATGGACGTCTGCAAGCGATTGTTCCATTTCGATCCGTCGCGTTTGAAAAATTACCAAGCCCGGATTACGGACCAATTTAAGAAACCGGTCATCGTCAGCAGAACGGGCTACACCGGCGAAGATGGACTGGAGCTGATCGTGCGAGCCGAGGAAGCGAACCGGGTTTGGGAGAACCTGATGCTGGTTGGGCGAGAGGCGGGGTTCATTGCCGCTGGGCTGGGGGCTCGTGATACGCTGCGAATGGAAGCCGGGATGCCGCTTTACGGTCATGAGCTGGACGAAAAAACGGATCCGCTTTCCGTTGGCCTTTCGTTTGCGGTTAACCTGAAGGGGCGAAGTTTCATCGGGAGTGAGTCGCTTCAGCGGATTCGCGATGCCGGTCCAAGCCGAGTGCGGATTGGTTTGCTTCCCGAGGGCAAGCGGCCTGCTCGTGAAGGTTCGGACGTGCTCGACGCCACTGGTCGAAAGATCGGAGTGGTGACCAGCGGAGGTCCTTCGCCAACGCTGGGAGTGCCGATCGCAATGGCAATGGTGGAAGCGGGGTCGGCAAAAGACACTGAATTCCAAATTGACATTCGCGGTCGATCAACGCCTGCTCGTTTGACGCCGCTTCCGTTCTACAAACGTTCGTAG
- the gcvH gene encoding glycine cleavage system protein GcvH: protein MSRDVSKLHYAETHEWVDVQEEGGDRIATVGISAFAIAQLNDLVYMDLPEVGRKLAAGDEFGEVESVKAVSPLYSPVAGEVVAVHSELPDNLDNLNEDPYDFGWVMKLKMEGDLPDSLMDNAAYEKQCSEAG from the coding sequence ATGTCGCGTGACGTATCCAAGCTCCATTACGCCGAGACCCACGAATGGGTTGATGTTCAAGAAGAAGGTGGTGACCGCATTGCCACGGTGGGGATTTCGGCTTTTGCGATCGCGCAGCTGAATGACTTGGTTTACATGGACTTGCCCGAGGTGGGCCGAAAGCTTGCGGCCGGCGATGAGTTTGGCGAAGTGGAATCGGTCAAAGCGGTGAGCCCGTTGTACAGCCCAGTTGCTGGTGAAGTGGTGGCTGTTCACAGTGAGTTGCCGGACAACCTGGATAATCTGAATGAAGATCCGTACGACTTCGGTTGGGTCATGAAATTGAAGATGGAAGGTGATCTTCCGGATTCGTTGATGGATAACGCTGCTTACGAAAAACAGTGCTCCGAAGCTGGTTGA
- a CDS encoding FHA domain-containing protein: MFSVAGYDLSFRNGPRRGESILIQVRIVLGRSSQCDIALPTPEVSRKHCLIALTDHGVFVQDLASRVGTLVNGEKIPANQPVRLRHRDKVQVGKWKFRMRKRSDEVQAELGDGEPSQESMSAEVKPRSVQEELASELDAIAASLNISIDDTPQTKAEFEGVSDSGATSGETAESVSSSGGQPSETEAMKQAAGTGPGQTGNGLIADDSPNKPLAEAAAPEQKHAGDSAEKPVAESEDPEPSGPKRIPEHLRPRGPADSQGAADEALRRMFQR, encoded by the coding sequence GTGTTTTCTGTGGCAGGCTACGACTTAAGCTTCCGAAACGGGCCCCGACGTGGCGAATCGATCCTGATCCAGGTGCGGATTGTCTTGGGGCGTAGTTCGCAGTGTGACATTGCCCTGCCGACGCCTGAAGTTAGCCGTAAGCATTGCTTGATTGCGTTGACCGACCACGGTGTTTTTGTGCAGGATTTAGCCAGTCGGGTGGGCACGCTCGTTAACGGTGAGAAGATTCCGGCGAATCAACCGGTCCGATTGCGGCATCGAGACAAGGTGCAAGTTGGCAAGTGGAAGTTTCGAATGCGGAAGCGATCTGATGAAGTTCAGGCGGAGTTAGGTGATGGCGAGCCTTCGCAGGAGTCGATGTCGGCGGAGGTGAAACCAAGAAGCGTTCAGGAAGAGTTAGCATCCGAGTTGGACGCGATTGCCGCCTCGCTGAACATCTCGATTGACGATACCCCGCAAACCAAAGCGGAATTCGAGGGGGTTTCCGATTCTGGTGCGACGTCGGGCGAAACAGCGGAATCAGTTTCGTCTTCAGGAGGCCAGCCATCGGAAACGGAGGCGATGAAACAGGCGGCGGGGACTGGTCCTGGGCAAACGGGAAACGGGCTGATTGCGGACGATTCGCCGAATAAACCACTGGCCGAGGCCGCTGCTCCAGAGCAGAAGCACGCAGGGGATTCCGCAGAGAAGCCGGTAGCGGAGTCGGAGGATCCCGAGCCATCGGGGCCGAAGCGAATTCCCGAGCACCTGCGTCCCAGGGGGCCGGCCGACTCACAGGGTGCCGCCGATGAAGCCCTCCGCCGCATGTTTCAGAGGTAA
- a CDS encoding UDP-2,3-diacylglucosamine diphosphatase, producing the protein MMSSAAQPVRTVLISDVHLGSKHTQASKCLQFLKACQPEQLYLVGDFIDGWRCNHGWHWTEDCTAVMDRIEELMQAGTRVYYTPGNHDAFLRDDRGIDHILERFAGKFGRVNLANEFVFETLRGWRFLVSHGDLFDVVERQAQWISKASSFGYDSILNLNRNTNRVIGRGHRNPYGVCAKLKSSVKSVVRMLSDYETKMLEHAQSRLCDGAICGHIHTPTIVNSQDALYCNTGDWVENCTGLIEHLDGMIELRAVYGKSRYLDLPARTSLSERFNSEAVAATVQTQMLQATT; encoded by the coding sequence ATGATGTCATCCGCCGCCCAGCCCGTTCGCACCGTGTTGATTAGCGACGTACACCTCGGGTCCAAACACACCCAAGCATCAAAATGCCTGCAGTTCTTGAAGGCCTGCCAGCCGGAACAGCTCTATTTGGTTGGTGACTTCATCGATGGATGGCGATGCAACCACGGTTGGCACTGGACCGAAGACTGCACCGCGGTCATGGACCGAATCGAAGAATTGATGCAAGCCGGGACCCGTGTCTATTACACGCCCGGAAACCACGACGCGTTCCTGCGAGACGATCGCGGTATCGATCACATCTTGGAGCGATTCGCGGGCAAATTCGGACGAGTCAACCTCGCCAATGAGTTCGTGTTTGAGACTCTCCGTGGATGGCGATTCCTGGTCAGCCATGGTGACCTGTTTGACGTGGTCGAACGACAAGCACAATGGATCTCCAAAGCATCGTCCTTTGGCTACGATTCGATCCTGAACCTCAACCGCAACACGAACCGAGTGATCGGGCGAGGGCACCGCAATCCTTATGGTGTTTGTGCCAAACTGAAGTCATCCGTGAAGTCCGTCGTACGCATGCTAAGCGACTACGAAACCAAGATGCTCGAACATGCACAAAGCCGTTTGTGCGATGGTGCGATCTGCGGACATATCCACACTCCCACGATCGTCAACTCGCAAGACGCGTTGTACTGCAACACGGGCGACTGGGTTGAAAACTGCACCGGGCTGATCGAACACCTCGACGGCATGATCGAACTCCGAGCGGTGTACGGCAAGTCACGCTACCTCGACCTGCCCGCACGCACTTCGTTGTCGGAGCGGTTCAATTCAGAAGCCGTAGCCGCAACGGTACAAACGCAAATGCTGCAAGCGACCACTTAG
- a CDS encoding flagellar basal body rod protein FlgB: protein MFNPLAATTIGALEQTLSFTERRHELLAGNIANMSTPDYRSRDLDQGEFHAALADSIQNPQPSHNTSSNSLPLMPGYPAELQQQFGMLGHPALSGESSAIQGTQPLGPTESHTRDDRWSGPRAATEAIVFHDNSDVSLEEQVNQISKNKHLHNLAISTLRNQFELLRAAITERA from the coding sequence ATGTTCAATCCGCTAGCTGCAACGACGATCGGTGCGCTCGAGCAAACGCTCTCGTTCACCGAACGACGACACGAGCTGTTGGCGGGAAATATCGCCAACATGAGCACCCCGGACTATCGCAGCCGGGATCTCGACCAAGGCGAATTCCATGCCGCATTGGCGGATTCAATCCAGAACCCTCAACCCAGTCACAACACATCATCCAACTCGCTGCCGTTGATGCCGGGATACCCCGCTGAACTGCAACAACAATTCGGAATGCTCGGTCACCCCGCACTGTCAGGTGAATCCAGTGCCATTCAAGGAACCCAACCGCTCGGCCCCACCGAGTCTCACACACGCGATGACCGTTGGAGTGGTCCTCGCGCCGCGACCGAAGCGATCGTCTTCCACGACAACAGCGACGTCTCGCTCGAAGAACAAGTCAACCAGATTTCAAAGAATAAACACCTCCACAATCTCGCGATCTCAACCCTTCGAAACCAGTTCGAATTGTTGCGGGCCGCGATTACCGAACGTGCCTAA
- a CDS encoding S26 family signal peptidase, with protein sequence MITPHESNRRFRVGVESGPLSLYGIGIVVLAGIVLSSGCTSSTPAEPTTGSASERFQVAGISMNPTLWAASVRVRCVDCQIESRVDRSIWQRAVAAGQTVCWHCGSKQAGTITEELPPDVVRLLASAGRDRNTPWHGAKYQSGDLVLVRKTLGGSEDGPGVGGDMHVKRVLAGPGQTVSVDDSRLLLVDGMRPDFPGLPKVLVDSDSHRGGLHAEGDSRWQRAANGWTVYQHVSVYRAGRPIPVMDDYPGNVGLARRLRPARRLSLVFSVPSNWSHGNAEGSWNLQCRWWTGRGFVEQSLTENQWNAVGRGKSAIRFRQPITLPNAAPAGRSVTTGDRPLPSTSALRTSLPSISSSSDAKASLVSPSRPVALRLTFSGVKSGEVDSDSGARVFPDFRPDALRLERDVQYAVGAVNVLGRSAAMTDPRVIPTEDQEKMHPQQDGLRLVVYPVELGSAEYFIVGDNVPFSVDSRHFGPVEEKEVLGRVSKEGVK encoded by the coding sequence GTGATTACCCCGCATGAATCCAATCGCCGCTTTCGGGTTGGCGTCGAAAGTGGCCCATTGTCACTTTACGGGATCGGCATCGTGGTTCTTGCTGGCATCGTTCTAAGCTCGGGATGCACGTCATCAACGCCGGCGGAGCCCACCACCGGATCGGCGTCTGAGCGATTTCAGGTTGCCGGGATATCGATGAACCCCACGTTGTGGGCGGCCTCGGTTCGAGTGCGGTGTGTGGATTGTCAAATCGAAAGTCGCGTCGATCGATCGATTTGGCAACGGGCCGTTGCCGCTGGTCAGACGGTTTGCTGGCATTGTGGCAGCAAACAGGCCGGAACGATTACTGAAGAGTTGCCACCGGACGTCGTCCGTTTGTTGGCGTCGGCGGGCCGTGATCGAAATACGCCATGGCATGGGGCCAAATACCAAAGCGGTGATCTGGTATTGGTTCGTAAAACGCTCGGCGGGTCTGAGGACGGTCCCGGCGTTGGCGGCGACATGCACGTCAAACGAGTTTTGGCCGGCCCAGGGCAAACCGTTTCGGTGGACGACAGCCGTTTGTTGTTGGTGGACGGGATGCGTCCCGATTTTCCCGGTCTGCCCAAGGTTTTGGTCGACTCTGATTCACATCGGGGTGGTTTGCATGCCGAAGGCGACTCGCGTTGGCAGAGGGCTGCGAATGGATGGACGGTGTATCAGCATGTTTCGGTTTATCGAGCGGGAAGACCGATTCCGGTCATGGATGATTATCCAGGTAATGTTGGCTTAGCCAGACGACTTCGTCCGGCCAGGCGGTTGTCGTTGGTGTTCTCTGTGCCATCGAATTGGAGTCACGGAAACGCGGAGGGGAGTTGGAATCTTCAGTGCCGTTGGTGGACTGGACGCGGTTTTGTCGAGCAGTCATTGACCGAAAATCAGTGGAACGCAGTGGGGAGAGGGAAGTCAGCGATCCGTTTTCGCCAGCCAATTACGTTGCCAAACGCGGCGCCTGCTGGTCGTTCGGTCACGACGGGAGATCGCCCTTTGCCGAGTACTTCAGCATTGAGGACTTCACTGCCGAGCATCTCATCGTCAAGTGATGCGAAGGCCAGCCTTGTGTCGCCAAGTCGTCCAGTTGCGTTGCGGTTGACGTTCAGTGGCGTAAAGAGCGGCGAAGTTGATTCCGACTCGGGTGCCCGAGTTTTTCCCGATTTTCGTCCCGATGCGCTGCGTTTGGAGCGAGATGTGCAGTATGCGGTGGGGGCAGTGAATGTGCTTGGAAGGTCAGCAGCGATGACGGATCCGCGTGTGATTCCCACAGAAGATCAGGAGAAGATGCATCCGCAGCAGGATGGTTTGCGACTGGTGGTTTATCCAGTCGAGCTCGGCTCGGCTGAATATTTCATTGTGGGAGACAACGTGCCGTTTTCGGTCGACAGCCGACACTTTGGGCCTGTCGAGGAAAAGGAAGTGCTGGGGCGAGTGTCGAAGGAGGGCGTCAAGTAG